A genomic segment from Chitinophagaceae bacterium encodes:
- a CDS encoding CoA-binding protein, giving the protein MTKSKYTVVLGASGNPERYSFLAVNKLKKFGHAVTAIGRRPNQINDSPIITGTPLLSDVDTVTLYLNPANQKPYYDYILSLKPHRIIFNPGTENPELEELAHKKGIKTLEACTLVLLSTGAY; this is encoded by the coding sequence ATGACTAAATCAAAATATACTGTTGTGCTGGGCGCTTCTGGCAACCCTGAGCGATACAGCTTCCTTGCCGTTAATAAATTAAAAAAATTTGGCCATGCAGTTACGGCAATCGGACGAAGGCCAAACCAAATAAATGACAGCCCGATAATTACCGGTACGCCTCTATTATCTGATGTAGATACAGTAACCTTATATCTGAACCCTGCCAATCAAAAACCCTATTACGATTATATACTTTCCTTAAAACCCCATCGTATCATTTTTAATCCCGGTACAGAAAATCCTGAGCTGGAAGAACTTGCCCATAAAAAAGGCATAAAAACCTTAGAAGCCTGTACCCTGGTTTTATTGAGCACCGGTGCTTATTAA
- a CDS encoding copper resistance protein NlpE N-terminal domain-containing protein, giving the protein MKRYPVLSISILVLSVFSFISCSPNKSSPEAVTQKDSGIVAKTLNINWGYYKSITPCADCEGIETVINLKKDNSFEEWSKYLGKKDTVFYRSGNIAIADNTTIQLIEGADTTLFHISTSAITMLDKTGDKVTGALADKYIFKQISSNGITNKYWVLKELNRQPVTAPNKSQAAYFILNEADTTVKGYGGCNILFGKYELNEAASRIRFLNTAATQRACIDAHYETDFFNVLNTADNYNLVGDTLFLNKARMAPLARFEAAYLQ; this is encoded by the coding sequence ATGAAAAGATACCCTGTCCTCAGCATATCCATTTTAGTTTTATCTGTCTTTTCTTTTATTTCCTGTTCGCCCAATAAATCCAGCCCAGAAGCAGTTACCCAAAAAGATTCAGGCATAGTTGCAAAAACCTTAAACATCAATTGGGGTTATTATAAAAGCATTACGCCCTGTGCAGATTGTGAAGGCATAGAAACCGTAATCAATCTTAAAAAAGACAACAGCTTTGAAGAGTGGAGCAAATACCTTGGCAAAAAAGATACGGTATTTTACAGATCGGGAAATATAGCAATTGCCGACAACACTACCATTCAATTGATTGAGGGAGCGGATACCACTTTATTTCATATATCTACAAGCGCCATAACCATGTTAGATAAAACAGGCGATAAAGTTACAGGCGCACTTGCCGATAAATATATTTTTAAACAAATCAGCAGCAACGGTATTACCAATAAATATTGGGTTTTAAAAGAATTAAACCGGCAACCAGTTACTGCACCAAACAAATCCCAGGCTGCTTACTTTATCCTCAATGAAGCCGATACTACCGTAAAAGGTTATGGTGGTTGCAATATTTTATTTGGAAAATATGAGCTAAATGAAGCTGCAAGCCGCATCCGTTTTTTAAATACCGCAGCTACACAAAGGGCTTGCATAGACGCCCATTACGAAACAGATTTTTTTAATGTATTAAATACGGCAGATAATTATAACCTTGTAGGCGATACTTTATTCTTAAATAAAGCAAGGATGGCCCCATTAGCAAGGTTTGAAGCCGCTTATTTGCAATAA
- a CDS encoding pyruvate dehydrogenase complex dihydrolipoamide acetyltransferase: MAEVIRMPLLSDTMTEGKIVAWNKKVGDKVKSDDILAEVETDKATMEVVGYADGVLLHIGVPAGQAAQVNQVIAIVGKQGEDIKSILEEKPAPSKQETIIATPTEKTTLTTNVSLPEGAKEICMPLLSDTMTEGKLIAWNKNVGDKVKSDDVLAEVETDKATMEVVGYEEGTLLYKGVEAGNAAKVNEVIAIVGKAGTDINAYVAYLKSGAQAAPVHTQIKEEIATAAHIAAAPVATTTNHNGRILASPLAKKLASEKGIDLAAVNGTGDGGRIIKKDIDSFVPGAAPAAALSSAPLVVPQFNSATQEGFTDIPVSQMRKTIARRLGESKFSAPHFYLTMEINMDNAIAARISMNEVSPVKISFNDMLIKASASALRKHTDVNSSWMGDFIRQNHHIHIGSAVAMPDGLIVPVIRFADQKSLSQIAAEAKMLYGKAKDKKLQPNEFSGNTFTISNLGMMDIDEFTAIINPPDSAILAVGRIKEVVVKKADGFGVTNIMKVTLSCDHRSVDGSVGAAFLQTLKAYMEQPVTLLV, translated from the coding sequence ATGGCGGAAGTAATACGCATGCCTTTACTAAGTGATACCATGACCGAAGGAAAAATTGTGGCTTGGAACAAAAAAGTAGGGGATAAAGTAAAAAGCGACGATATATTGGCAGAAGTGGAAACCGATAAAGCCACTATGGAAGTAGTAGGTTATGCAGATGGCGTTTTATTGCATATTGGCGTTCCTGCAGGCCAGGCTGCGCAGGTAAACCAGGTAATTGCTATAGTGGGCAAGCAGGGAGAAGATATTAAATCTATTTTAGAAGAAAAACCTGCTCCATCAAAACAGGAAACAATAATAGCCACCCCAACAGAAAAAACAACGCTTACCACAAATGTATCTTTACCTGAAGGCGCAAAAGAAATATGCATGCCATTGCTAAGCGATACCATGACCGAAGGAAAATTAATAGCCTGGAATAAAAATGTAGGCGATAAAGTAAAAAGCGACGATGTATTGGCAGAGGTAGAAACCGATAAAGCCACAATGGAAGTAGTAGGCTATGAAGAAGGCACTTTACTTTACAAAGGTGTTGAAGCGGGCAATGCAGCTAAAGTAAATGAAGTAATTGCCATTGTAGGAAAAGCCGGTACCGACATTAACGCTTATGTTGCCTACTTAAAATCTGGAGCACAAGCAGCACCTGTGCATACCCAAATAAAAGAAGAAATTGCAACTGCCGCTCATATAGCAGCAGCTCCTGTTGCTACAACAACAAATCACAATGGCAGAATTTTAGCTTCCCCACTGGCCAAAAAATTGGCTTCCGAAAAAGGGATTGACCTTGCTGCCGTAAACGGAACCGGCGATGGCGGAAGAATCATAAAAAAAGATATTGACAGTTTTGTTCCCGGTGCTGCTCCTGCAGCTGCACTATCTTCCGCACCTTTAGTGGTGCCTCAATTTAATTCTGCAACCCAGGAAGGCTTTACAGATATACCCGTTTCTCAAATGAGAAAAACCATTGCCCGAAGGCTTGGAGAAAGTAAATTTAGCGCCCCTCATTTTTATTTAACCATGGAAATAAATATGGACAATGCTATAGCTGCCCGTATTTCCATGAATGAAGTAAGCCCTGTAAAAATTTCTTTTAACGATATGCTCATAAAAGCATCGGCATCTGCGCTACGCAAGCATACCGATGTAAACAGCAGTTGGATGGGGGATTTTATTCGCCAAAATCATCATATACATATTGGCTCGGCTGTGGCAATGCCCGATGGGTTAATTGTACCTGTTATCCGCTTTGCCGATCAAAAAAGCTTATCGCAAATTGCTGCAGAAGCTAAAATGCTTTATGGAAAAGCCAAAGACAAAAAACTTCAGCCCAACGAATTTAGCGGCAACACTTTTACTATTTCAAACCTTGGTATGATGGATATTGATGAGTTTACTGCCATCATCAATCCACCCGACAGCGCCATACTTGCTGTAGGAAGAATAAAAGAAGTAGTAGTTAAAAAAGCCGATGGTTTTGGCGTTACCAATATTATGAAAGTTACATTAAGCTGCGACCATAGAAGTGTAGATGGCTCTGTTGGCGCCGCTTTTCTTCAAACGCTCAAAGCTTATATGGAGCAACCGGTAACTCTGCTGGTGTAA
- a CDS encoding thiol-disulfide oxidoreductase DCC family protein, translated as MVSSSPIILFDGICNLCNRSVQFIIKHDKEKVYRFAAFQSKAGQKLLQQYNLPLKQYSSFLLIENNKAYSQSTAALKVAKNLSGLVKLAVVFNIVPAGIRNIVYNFVARNRYQWFGKKESCMVPTQDLKARFLTDD; from the coding sequence ATGGTAAGCAGTTCACCCATTATACTTTTTGACGGCATTTGCAACCTTTGCAACCGATCCGTACAATTTATTATTAAACACGACAAGGAGAAAGTTTACAGGTTTGCTGCTTTTCAAAGTAAAGCCGGGCAAAAACTTTTGCAACAATATAATCTTCCGCTAAAACAATACTCTTCGTTTTTACTTATTGAGAATAATAAGGCATACAGTCAATCTACTGCTGCATTAAAAGTGGCAAAAAATTTAAGCGGGCTGGTAAAGCTGGCTGTTGTTTTTAACATAGTACCAGCCGGCATCCGTAATATTGTGTATAACTTTGTTGCCAGAAACAGGTATCAATGGTTTGGCAAAAAAGAAAGTTGTATGGTACCTACGCAGGATTTAAAAGCAAGATTTTTAACCGATGACTAA
- a CDS encoding T9SS type A sorting domain-containing protein produces the protein MKNFTLIIFALCATLAHAQAPKLSSWSTAQATIYIDFDGQSVQSAGWRYGAYFECAPSGLNATQITEVYNRVAEDFRPFNINITTDSTVFLAAPVGNRIRIIVTPTSDWYTGVGGVSYIGSFTWGDDTPGFVFTDRLLYNPKFIAECCSHESGHTLGLAHQSAYDNNCNLTQTYSLGAGTGETSWAPVMGNSYYSNMTGWNDGPTPYGCTSTQDNLTTIVSLNGFVYRNDDYNEVLDENTFNAGTNNFTTEGVISHNVDKDAFRFTMAAKAFFHFEAKPFGLNENNTGANLDVMVKLYDASKTLIQTYNPMDKMNVLFDTTLNAGQYYILISGTGNSNVSDYGSLGSYTLTAVRGALPIRSIALNGKSENNKHILNWNIIADEPIKMQTLEVSEDGINFTTLTLTNYNSRSFSYTPWKSKILYYRLNVVSVIDQQAYSNVIALRKTEKLPSFQVSTLAQNDLLVNAPENFQYALYDANGRLIMKGNGKNGLNHINLQGKPSGIYVLQLISNNLKQTERILRQ, from the coding sequence ATGAAAAACTTTACCTTAATAATATTTGCCCTTTGTGCAACCCTTGCCCATGCACAGGCGCCCAAATTAAGCAGTTGGTCAACTGCCCAGGCTACAATTTATATTGATTTTGACGGCCAAAGCGTACAATCTGCAGGCTGGCGTTACGGCGCATATTTTGAATGTGCGCCCAGTGGCTTAAATGCAACCCAAATTACCGAAGTGTATAACAGGGTGGCTGAGGATTTTCGCCCTTTCAATATAAATATTACCACCGATTCTACGGTTTTTTTAGCAGCGCCGGTAGGCAACCGCATTCGTATTATTGTTACTCCTACCAGCGACTGGTACACAGGAGTTGGAGGTGTTTCATATATCGGCTCATTTACCTGGGGAGACGACACGCCTGGTTTTGTTTTTACAGACAGGCTTTTGTATAACCCCAAATTTATTGCAGAATGTTGCAGCCACGAAAGCGGCCATACACTTGGCCTTGCTCACCAATCGGCGTATGACAATAATTGTAATTTAACGCAAACTTATAGCCTAGGCGCCGGTACAGGAGAAACTAGCTGGGCGCCGGTAATGGGCAACAGCTACTATAGCAATATGACCGGTTGGAACGATGGCCCTACGCCTTATGGCTGTACCAGTACGCAAGACAACCTTACCACCATTGTTTCTTTAAATGGGTTTGTATACAGAAACGATGACTATAATGAAGTGCTTGATGAAAATACTTTTAATGCAGGCACAAATAATTTTACCACCGAAGGAGTGATAAGCCATAATGTAGATAAAGATGCATTTCGTTTCACTATGGCGGCAAAAGCATTTTTTCACTTTGAAGCAAAACCATTTGGCCTCAATGAAAATAATACCGGCGCCAACCTGGATGTAATGGTAAAATTATACGATGCATCCAAAACTTTAATACAAACTTATAACCCGATGGATAAAATGAATGTATTATTTGATACCACATTAAATGCAGGCCAATACTATATTCTAATTTCCGGAACGGGGAATAGCAATGTAAGCGATTACGGCAGCCTTGGCTCTTATACCCTCACAGCAGTAAGAGGTGCATTGCCCATAAGAAGTATTGCGCTAAATGGAAAATCGGAAAACAATAAACACATTTTAAACTGGAACATTATTGCCGACGAACCCATTAAAATGCAAACATTGGAAGTATCAGAAGACGGTATAAATTTTACAACGCTTACTTTAACCAACTATAACAGCCGTAGTTTTTCTTATACACCCTGGAAGAGCAAAATACTTTATTACCGGTTGAATGTAGTTTCAGTAATAGACCAACAGGCGTATAGCAATGTAATAGCATTAAGGAAAACGGAAAAATTGCCATCGTTCCAGGTATCTACACTGGCACAAAACGATCTTTTAGTAAATGCACCGGAGAATTTTCAATACGCTTTATATGATGCCAATGGCCGTTTAATAATGAAAGGAAATGGCAAAAACGGCCTTAACCATATTAACCTGCAAGGAAAACCTTCAGGCATCTATGTCCTACAGCTCATCAGCAACAACCTAAAACAAACAGAAAGAATTTTAAGACAGTAA